One region of Kazachstania africana CBS 2517 chromosome 3, complete genome genomic DNA includes:
- the MSB4 gene encoding Rab GTPase-activating protein MSB4 (similar to Saccharomyces cerevisiae MSB3 (YNL293W) and MSB4 (YOL112W); ancestral locus Anc_3.64), with product MSRDALMLDESTLKGRYMNSLGDLSLSVSTGELLKDVVESSAAAKRQSVPELGDQAKVRIHDSSLPNATMIIKDKIGNEEERKAITMKRYSMVSRSNPNHFDRYGFKKQTAYVTEVEYDHWWDYYSTYCYRRKQKWERLFTQLGLPVDDAPTSFPSRGEKLKRYVRKGIPAEWRGNAWWHFARGDEKLSKNKGVYDKLLLQLKHVHERKDFEVIERDLYRTFPDNIHFYKEPFQNEDPHMIQSLRRILRAFSIYDENIGYCQSLNFIAGLLLLFMDEEKAFWMLVIITKQYLPKVHSMDLEGVNIDQGVLVLCIKQYLPDIWREIETSYVTHNAAPSNIHNEYLYRLPPITLSTASWFMSCFIGVVPIETTLRIWDCLFYEKSHILFKISLGLLKLSEDELLGKKHINAKQANSFFGSETTIEQAYSQEDRDILMFQVIQTFPRKLIDPNELFDRILSKNRIPLNKMGQEEIDRCRKYVAGQRNKLRYFDGALAGSTVGLSSNKGIFLEDEAVNEILLSELFDYDKNSFSGISWNNRLKERVRRMKLKK from the coding sequence ATGTCAAGAGATGCATTGATGCTGGATGAAAGCACGTTAAAAGGACGATATATGAATAGCCTGGGTGATCTAAGTTTGTCCGTTTCCACAGGCGAGCTGCTAAAAGATGTGGTTGAATCTTCTGCAGCAGCTAAACGACAAAGTGTCCCTGAACTGGGAGATCAAGCCAAAGTGCGTATACATGACTCGAGCTTGCCAAATGCCACTATGATTATTAAAGACAAGATCGGTAATGAGGAGGAACGAAAAGCAATTACCATGAAAAGATATTCCATGGTTAGTAGAAGTAACCCAAACCATTTCGATAGATATGGCTTCAAAAAACAAACAGCTTATGTGACAGAAGTTGAATATGACCATTGGTGGGACTATTACTCTACGTATTGCTATAGACGAAAACAAAAGTGGGAGAGACTTTTTACACAATTAGGGTTGCCTGTTGATGACGCACCTACGAGTTTTCCTTCAAGAGGtgagaaattgaagagatACGTAAGAAAAGGAATTCCTGCTGAATGGAGAGGCAACGCATGGTGGCACTTTGCTAGAGGGGATGAAAAACTAAGCAAAAACAAAGGTGTATATGATAAGCTACTTTTGCAATTGAAACATGTACATGAAAGGAAAGATTTTGAGGTCATTGAAAGAGATTTGTATAGAACTTTCCCTGacaatattcatttttataagGAGCCCTTCCAAAATGAGGATCCTCACATGATCCAATCATTAAGAAGGATTTTGCGTGCATTCTCCATCTACGATGAGAATATTGGTTATTGTCAGTCTTTAAACTTTATTGCAGGCCTCTTGTTGTTATTTATGGATGAAGAGAAGGCATTTTGGATGCTAGTGATTATTACTAAACAATATCTTCCAAAAGTCCATTCAATGGACTTGGAGGGGGTTAATATTGATCAAGGAGTTTTAGTACTTTGTATTAAGCAGTATCTCCCAGACATTTGGAGGGAAATTGAGACATCCTATGTAACTCATAATGCGGCTCCTTCTAATATCCACAATGAGTATCTTTATAGACTACCTCCAATTACATTATCAACAGCAAGCTGGTTTATGAGCTGTTTTATAGGTGTTGTTCCCATTGAAACTACACTAAGAATATGGGATTGCCTTTTTTATGAAAAGTCACatatacttttcaaaatatcgtTAGGGCTATTAAAACTTAGTGAAGATGAACTACTTGGCAAGAAACATATTAATGCGAAACAAGCgaattctttttttggttCAGAAACAACGATTGAGCAAGCCTATTCTCAAGAGGATCGAGATATTCTCATGTTTCAAGTAATACAGACatttccaagaaaattgaTCGATCCAAACGAACTTTTTGATCGGATACTTTCTAAAAATAGGATTCCGTTAAATAAGATGGgccaagaagaaattgatcGTTGCAGAAAATATGTAGCAGGACAACGTAACAAATTGAGATATTTTGACGGCGCACTCGCTGGTAGTACGGTAGGTCTCTCTTCAAACAAAGgaatatttcttgaagatGAGGCGGTAAATGAGATATTACTTTCTGAATTATTCGATTACGATAAGAATAGTTTTAGCGGAATAAGCTGGAACAATAGACTAAAAGAGAGAGTTCGAAGGATGAAACTAAAAAAGTAG
- the PTH4 gene encoding Pth4p (similar to Saccharomyces cerevisiae YOL114C; ancestral locus Anc_3.59) has protein sequence MLKLMRFISTENNYTTELLAAKRWLQSLKPSTFPQKLFKIRYDRSSGPGGQNVNKVNTKCTMTLSNFSKCTFFPESIRSQLLSRTFRYYVKKSDLIVVSSDEARSREINRQICINKLISEINENVYFPKERTLEEKKSIKEKSSNVLKTRNERRLLEKKQNASKKKLRHKYNVIF, from the coding sequence ATGCTGAAATTAATGAGATTTATTAGTACTGAGAATAACTATACAACTGAACTACTAGCTGCAAAAAGATGGCTACAGTCGTTGAAGCCATCTACCTTTCCCCAAAAACTGTTTAAAATCCGCTACGATAGGTCAAGTGGCCCTGGTGGACAAAATGTGAACAAGGTTAATACCAAATGCACAATGACTTTATCAAACTTCTCAAAGTGCACATTCTTTCCTGAGTCGATTCGATCTCAATTACTCTCGAGAACGTTTAGGTATTATGTGAAAAAGAGTGATCTAATTGTAGTAAGCTCAGATGAAGCAAGATCGAGGGAAATAAATCGTCAAATATGTATTAACAAACTCATATcagaaataaatgaaaatgtgTATTTTCCGAAAGAACGTACTTTAGAGGAGAAGAAGAGTATTAAGGAAAAATCGAGTAACGTTCTAAAGACCAGAAATGAGCGTAGACTGCTGGAGAAGAAACAGAACGCATCGAAAAAGAAACTCCGACATAAATATAATGTTATTTTTTAG
- the PAP2 gene encoding non-canonical poly(A) polymerase PAP2 (similar to Saccharomyces cerevisiae TRF5 (YNL299W) and PAP2 (YOL115W); ancestral locus Anc_3.58) has protein sequence MSQEGANETTAVSVLPAMQRKYNQISNNDDIVLLDDTTDSEGYDDYDGHFDNPTESASTVEVPALLSKTVEVNELSNNKDFIAFSSSSEDENETKEKASERKSSITSTTSKTASSKATKESQVILDYPWIVNHDHSKQKEVADWLTLEMKDFVSYISPSSTEIEDRNITISRIRDAVKELWPDADLHVFGSYSTDLYLPGSDIDCVVNSERGNKDSKNCLYQLAKFLTTKKLATDVEVVSKARVPIIKFVEPHTGIHIDVSFERTNGLEAAKLIRSWLDSTAGLRELVLVIKQFLHARRLNNVHTGGLGGFSIICLVFTFLHMHPRIITNEIDPIDNLGVLLIDFFELYGKNFGYDDVAISVLNGHPSYIPKYSWRELQPIRNSFALAIQDPGDATNNISRGSFNIRDIKKAFAGAFDLLTNRCFDLDKAAFKERSGKSILGNVIKYKGKQRDFKDERNLVINTAIVENEDYHKKRSRIVYETITESTNDSKEEEDDDYHIEEPTTKNARPLRKKEEGEEEQRNKTGGRFFQVYGRG, from the coding sequence ATGTCTCAGGAGGGTGCAAACGAAACCACAGCTGTTTCAGTGCTCCCAGCGATGCAACgaaaatataatcaaattagtaataatgatgatatcgTATTGTTAGATGACACTACTGATTCCGAAGGTTACGATGACTATGATGGCCACTTTGATAATCCTACCGAATCTGCTTCAACTGTTGAGGTTCCAGCTCTGCTGTCCAAAACCGTCGAAGTGAACGaactttcaaataataaagattttattgCCTTCTCGTCTAGTTCGGAGGATGAGAATGAGACTAAGGAAAAGGCATCAGAAAGGAAATCTTCCATTACTAGTACAACATCTAAAACTGCATCATCTAAGGCCACCAAAGAAAGCCAAGTAATATTAGACTATCCGTGGATTGTTAATCATGACCATTCTAAGCAAAAAGAGGTGGCAGACTGGTTAACGttagaaatgaaagattttgTATCGTACATTTCACCAAGCAGTACGGAAATTGAAGATCGTAATATTACTATTAGTAGAATTCGTGACGCGGTGAAGGAACTATGGCCAGATGCTGACCTGCACGTATTTGGATCCTATTCTACAGATTTATATTTACCAGGTTCAGATATCGATTGTGTGGTGAACAGTGAGAGAGGTAATAAAGACAGCAAAAACTGTTTATACCAGTTAGCGAAGTTTTTGACAACAAAAAAACTTGCTACTGATGTCGAAGTTGTTTCGAAAGCTAGAGTTCCAATCATAAAGTTCGTAGAACCTCATACTGGCATCCATATTGatgtttcttttgaaagGACCAACGGTCTTGAAGCTGCAAAACTTATAAGAAGTTGGCTAGATAGTACAGCGGGCTTAAGGGAACTAGTACTGGTCATAAAACAGTTTTTACATGCGAGAAGGTTGAATAACGTTCATACCGGTGGTTTAGGTGGGTTTAGTATAATTTGCCTAGTTTTTACATTTTTACATATGCATCCAAGAATAATAACGAATGAGATTGATCCTATAGATAATCTGGGAGTTCTGCTaatagatttttttgaactCTACgggaaaaattttggatatGATGACGTCGCAATTAGCGTGCTGAATGGACACCCTTCATACATTCCAAAATACTCATGGAGAGAATTACAACCGATTAGGAATTCGTTCGCTCTGGCTATTCAAGATCCAGGAGATGCTACAAATAATATCAGTCGAGGCTCATTCAATATTCGAGATATCAAGAAGGCTTTTGCCGGGGCATTTGATCTATTGACAAATAGATGTTTTGATTTAGATAAAGCCgctttcaaagaaagaagtgGTAAGAGCATTTTAGGCAAtgtaataaaatataaggGTAAGCAAAgagatttcaaagatgaGAGAAATTTGGTGATCAATACAGCAATtgtagaaaatgaagactATCATAAAAAGCGCAGTAGAATTGTTTACGAAACTATCACCGAAAGTACAAATGACAGTAAAGAGGAGGAAGATGACGATTATCATATTGAAGAACCTACAACAAAAAACGCAAGGCCtctaagaaaaaaagaagaaggggaagaagaacaaagaaACAAGACAGGCGGAAGATTCTTCCAAGTATACGGTCGtggatga
- the MSN1 gene encoding Msn1p (similar to Saccharomyces cerevisiae MSN1 (YOL116W); ancestral locus Anc_3.57): MSGTMDVDGNGNMLTRRIEDLEQRISLFEELFHAFSSKLDQHFKKYDTVIQSQQQQINDLNSTISIMLNDQVRHSEILREKLSTTLHSISATSSIPDNHYYSTTDMQNPQSHMHHHQQQQDDGNVVVNAIFNDILSDKTDIATTNNSVLDELNSEIKKTSFAEQADNVRQNETFQSSIMNGLNNGTHEINAKRPLKIETNQHTPVAMENNSRSNSTADIYLNGPTFSNARFQDQNAEDSFEAKRRKYSNYLANFQFLKNPQTVLEVWKEYTEGINDQPSIKEMENLYQTSWRRDNATNKRYGRRKPLWKAIELGLTRGYELDYIIDLLESCRYTDDAKRSKHPIGWLCQSNNIPALLK; the protein is encoded by the coding sequence ATGAGCGGCACCATGGATGTTGACGGGAACGGTAATATGCTCACTAGGAGGATAGAGGATTTAGAGCAACGTATATCACTGTTTGAAGAACTATTTCATGCATTTAGTAGTAAGTTGGATCaacatttcaaaaaatatgatactGTAATCCAGTCTCAGCAACAACAGATAAACGATTTGAATTCAACGATATCTATTATGTTAAATGACCAGGTCCGGCACTCAGAAATATTGAGGGAGAAATTGTCAACAACGTTGCACAGTATTTCGGCCACATCTAGCATCCCCGATAATCATTACTATTCTACTACCGATATGCAGAACCCCCAATCACACATGCACCATCATCAACAGCAGCAGGATGACGGTAATGTTGTCGTGAATGCAATCTTTAACGATATACTAAGTGATAAAACCGATATTGCAACGACAAATAATAGTGTCTTGGATGAGTTGAATTCTGAGATTAAGAAAACTAGTTTCGCTGAACAAGCTGATAATGTACGGCAAAATGAGACTTTTCAAAGCTCTATCATGAATGGATTAAACAATGGAACTCATGAGATAAATGCGAAACGTCCCTTGAAAATAGAAACTAATCAACACACTCCTGTGGCTATGGAAAATAATAGTAGGAGCAACAGCACCGctgatatttatttaaatgGGCCAACATTCAGCAATGCAAGATTTCAAGATCAAAACGCGGAGGATAGTTTCGAAGCCAAGAGAAGGAagtattcaaattatcttGCCAATTTCCAGTTTCTGAAAAACCCGCAAACTGTCCTAGAGGTCTGGAAAGAATATACAGAAGGTATCAACGACCAGCCATCAATTAAGGAAATGGAAAACCTATATCAAACGTCCTGGAGACGTGATAATGCGACCAACAAAAGATATGGAAGGAGGAAACCTCTTTGGAAGGCCATAGAACTGGGCCTCACGCGAGGGTATGAGCTCGATTACATCATAGATTTGTTGGAAAGTTGCAGGTATACCGACGACGCAAAACGAAGCAAACATCCAATCGGATGGCTCTGTCAATCAAATAACATTCCTGCCTTACTGAAATAA
- the KAFR0C01630 gene encoding uncharacterized protein — translation MKSYSWILPLTAFIQATNAWSPSDSYAPTEVSCERNGTLTRNATGISNDEQAWLEKRDAITENAMKTFLTRATANFSDTSFLDSLFENSSYVPRVGIAASGGGYRAMLSGAGMLAAFDNRTRGANENGLGGLLQATTYLSGLSGGNWLVGTLAWNNWTSIQDIIDGFDDSNTTSIWDISNSIISPGGENDTYTTERFALIKEQINTKYEAGYNISLVDVWGRALSYYFFPDLKNAGDALTWSSLRDFDVFQSASMPLPIVVADNKYPDDTQITLNTTVFEFNPFEMGSWDPSLHSFTDVKYLGTNVSNGIPTDEGKCVVGFDNTGFFLGASSDIFYGALLEGYSTYINVIEKEFLTANQSVNTEFAIFSPNPFKDTKYYDSSVTSSNSDSDSLLLVDGGSDGQDIPFIPLLQEERAVDAIFAFDNGDDTTENWPNGTALINTYQRQFMPQGKNMAFPYIPDATTFVEQGLNQKPTFFGCDSSNLTSLSYIPPLIVYIPNAEYSYASNTSTFTLSYSLQERLDMVQNGFEAATRKNLTEDSDFLSCVSCAVIRRKQEKLNITLPSECERCFQNYCYGYKSVNVSASSTNTSSPSTQGSKTNYTVSSAKADASSSAFNTVSTTTTASAKANAAISLSSNGILSYLSALLCIFGMF, via the coding sequence ATGAAGTCATATAGCTGGATACTACCTCTGACAGCTTTCATACAGGCGACGAACGCATGGTCTCCATCTGATAGTTACGCTCCTACTGAGGTATCATGTGAGCGCAATGGAACACTAACTAGAAACGCTACTGGGATCTCCAATGACGAACAGGCATGGCTAGAGAAGAGGGATGCAATCACTGAAAATGCAATGAAGACATTTTTAACCCGTGCCACTGCTAATTTCTCAGACACCTCGTTCTTGGACTCTTTATTTGAGAACTCATCATACGTACCAAGAGTCGGCATTGCAGCTTCTGGTGGTGGTTACCGTGCTATGCTGAGTGGTGCCGGTATGCTTGCCGCATTCGATAACAGAACAAGAGGAGCTAATGAGAATGGTTTGGGTGGCCTGCTACAAGCTACGACTTACCTGTCCGGTCTTTCTGGGGGTAATTGGTTGGTTGGCACATTGGCTTGGAATAATTGGACTTCCATTCAAGATATCATTGATGGATTTGATGACTCCAATACCACTTCCATATGGGATATTTCCAATTCTATAATATCGCCCGGTGGTGAAAATGATACTTATACTACTGAGAGATTTGCATTAATTAAAGAACAAATCAATACTAAATATGAAGCGGGGTATAATATCAGTTTAGTTGATGTATGGGGACGTGCCTTGTCATATTATTTCTTCccagatttgaaaaacgCTGGCGATGCTTTAACTTGGTCCAGTTTGAGAGATTTCGATGTATTTCAAAGCGCATCAATGCCTTTACCTATCGTAGTTGCTGATAACAAGTATCCTGATGATACTCAAATCACTTTGAATACAACcgtttttgaatttaacCCATTCGAAATGGGTTCATGGGATCCATCCTTGCATTCATTCACAGATGTCAAATATCTCGGAACTAACGTTTCCAATGGTATCCCAACTGACGAAGGTAAATGTGTCGTAGGTTTCGATAATACAGGGTTTTTCCTGGGTGCCTCTTCCGATATATTTTATGGTGCATTACTTGAAGGATATTCAACCTACATAAATGTTATTGAGAAGGAATTCCTAACTGCTAATCAATCTGTGAATACCGAATTTGCTATCTTCTCTCCAAATCCATTCAAAGATACTAAATACTATGATAGTAGCGTAACAAGCAGCAATTCCGACTCTGACTCTCTGCTCTTAGTAGACGGTGGTTCAGACGGTCAAGATATTCCGTTTATTCCCCTACTTCAGGAAGAGCGTGCAGTTGATGCCATTTTTGCCTTTGACAATGGTGATGATACTACAGAAAACTGGCCAAATGGTACCGCTTTAATCAACACTTACCAACGTCAATTTATGCCTCAAGGGAAGAACATGGCATTTCCATATATCCCTGATGCAACAACTTTCGTTGAACAAGGTCTCAATCAGAAACCAACTTTTTTCGGCTGTGATTCCAGTAATTTGACTTCTCTATCATATATTCCTCCTCTGATCGTTTACATTCCAAATGCAGAATACTCTTATGCTAGTAACACAAGTACCTTTACGTTGTCTTATTCATTGCAAGAACGTCTTGACATGGTCCAGAACGGTTTTGAAGCTGCTACGAGGAAGAATTTGACCGAGGATTCCGACTTTTTGTCGTGTGTCAGTTGTGCAGTTATAAGACGTAAACAAGAAAAGCTAAATATAACTTTGCCTTCTGAATGTGAGAGGTGTTTTCAAAACTATTGTTACGGATATAAAAGTGTAAATGTGTCAGCCTCTTCTACAAATACCTCATCTCCATCTACCCAGGGTTCGAAGACCAATTATACTGTTTCTTCTGCAAAAGCTGACGCGTCCTCGAGTGCTTTTAATACTGTTTCAACTACAACCACTGCATCTGCCAAGGCTAATGCAGCTATCTCTCTTTCCAGCAACGGTATTTTGAGCTATTTATCAGCATTACTCTGCATTTTTGGaatgttttga
- the RRI2 gene encoding Rri2p (similar to Saccharomyces cerevisiae RRI2 (YOL117W); ancestral locus Anc_3.55): MDYPTFNVTSITTISSDIQRLHTCLRSLDLPKTDLNHVISILNSLIDKMLPFSSLTYMFEIEPNERLKLQRKIGLYLLLATQFDWLLQDEVSYLSNLQNLLQSRMYQLKIFEIYIKKDVVDEENYKALQEEFHTLKKDNNAENSSTTYKLCNKIMLDEVSVLLQCCIIEFLNTGAISDKTNFRIYIEWLESTINCSLALQQQSKLILLLNFGVAILHIVLEEDDDDDEDDYDIENGSVDLINHTERFRLCCNSLLKCLKSLEEIGGRNKGHSFERLPLFYEVILTGYVLTSMILISVDRDNINPFGYEQMKILNDQPIMLQLKGIYQNFIDLNLQDLYHSIQKISKVTDILSGIVNRIYHICQSLKLWTKIAPIYSSISINDIRSKLQVNPSLKVSRDDVLKLLMVSIMKDKAAVYFKIDFTKDIVLFGDEYKAPLSLYPKEVFNLEPNLSPTSEKGEKSLNDTECLTNLEYAADINLFTTRYRLRNLESNEFFDQLKCIRENAHSDDSSEFPTLKKQTKIAEIISLTQLNLVVMKGKNGRT; the protein is encoded by the coding sequence ATGGATTATCCTACTTTCAATGTTACATCAATTACTACTATTTCCAGCGATATTCAGAGACTACATACGTGTTTAAGAAGTTTGGATCTACCAAAGACCGACCTAAACCATGTCATATCGATCCTAAATTCTCTTATAGACAAAATGCTTCCGTTTTCAAGCCTGACCTATAtgtttgaaattgaacCTAACGAACGACTTAAGTTGCAGAGAAAAATAGGTCTATATCTGCTGTTAGCAACACAATTCGATTGGTTACTCCAAGACGAGGTAAGCTATTTATCCAATTTGCAAAATCTACTTCAATCTAGAATGtatcaattaaaaatatttgaaatttacaTAAAAAAGGATGTCGTAGATGAAGAGAACTATAAAGCGCTACAAGAAGAGTTTCATACTCTGAAGAAGGATAATAACGCCGAAAATTCCAGCACAACTTATAAACTATGCAATAAAATAATGCTCGATGAAGTCTCAGTACTTCTTCAGTGTTGTATTATAGAATTCCTAAATACAGGTGCTATTAGTGACAAGACAAACTTCAGGATATACATTGAATGGCTCGAGTCCACTATAAATTGTTCATTAGCCTTACAGCAGCAATCAAAGTTGATTCTACTCTTAAATTTTGGTGTTGCGATATTACATATTGTACTTGAAgaggatgatgatgatgatgaggatgattATGATATAGAGAATGGTAGTGTTGATCTGATAAATCATACAGAAAGGTTTAGACTATGTTGCAATTCACTTTTAAAATGTTTGAAAAGTTTAGAGGAGATTGGAGGACGCAACAAAGGGCACTCTTTTGAGAGGTTGCCTTTATTTTATGAGGTCATCCTAACAGGTTATGTACTTACTAGCATGATACTGATTAGCGTCGATAGAGACAATATCAATCCTTTTGGTTACGAgcaaatgaagatattgaacGACCAACCGATAATGTTACAATTAAAAGggatatatcaaaattttatcgaTTTGAATTTGCAAGATTTGTACCATTCgattcaaaagatttcaaagGTTACTGATATTCTTTCTGGAATAGTAAATAGGATATATCACATATGCCAGAGTCTGAAATTATGGACGAAAATTGCACCTATTTACTCTTCTATTTCGATCAATGATATAAGGTCAAAACTGCAAGTAAATCCGTCCTTGAAGGTTTCCAGAGATGACGTTTTAAAGTTGTTGATGGTGTCCATCATGAAGGACAAAGCTGCTGTatatttcaagattgaTTTCACCAAGGATATTGTGCTTTTTGGTGACGAGTATAAGGCTCCATTATCGTTATATCCAAAGGAAGTGTTCAATCTAGAACCTAATCTTTCACCTACTTCAGAAAAGGGGGAGAAGAGTCTCAATGATACTGAATGTCTCACTAACTTAGAATATGCTGCGGATATTAATTTGTTCACGACCCGGTATAGATTGAGAAATTTGGAAAGTAACGAATTCTTTGACCAACTGAAATGCATTAGGGAGAATGCTCACTCGGATGACTCGTCCGAATTCCCCacattgaagaaacaaacCAAGATAGCAGAAATTATTAGCTTAACGCAGCTCAATTTGGTGGTAATGAAGGGGAAAAATGGACGCACCTaa
- the MCH4 gene encoding Mch4p (similar to Saccharomyces cerevisiae MCH4 (YOL119C); ancestral locus Anc_3.53), whose product MIPLGVLAKPQKIFTKKVEPQSSTEPKEEQEDAVGTSGFNIPHSVSALKKNNDEIIVERPKLKSVVSYQVSETERDDSSGDILLFDHDKDLPDGGLKAWLVVFGSFIGLIPVFGIINSLGAIESYIAANQLSNVQSSTIAWIFSLYLAITFVSCIFAGGYFDRNGSLLPMVSGTVLFIGGIVALADSTEVWHFILSFSVLCAIGSGVLMTPLVGAVATWFLRKRAIATSIATMGGSVGGIMFAPVLRKLYAEVGFRWAIRIFALICFFCLICSICLVKERSIATYEKFESKKELIKWYVSSSFNWRYFLDWKFLFAALGASLAESSLTSSATYISSYSIARGNSISVSYNLITATNAAGILGRYIPGYLADKYVGRFNIAIITIGLAAIANLVIWLPFGGQIGALWTYVILYGFASGSVLSLTPVCIGQISSTEEFGKRYSTAYLLQAIVTIPVLPIGGAIIGNESISNYNKFIVFNSVLMGAGAVFYYISRYICIGAKLRKF is encoded by the coding sequence ATGATTCCGTTAGGTGTTTTAGCAAAACCGCAGAAAATATTCACAAAAAAGGTGGAACCACAAAGCTCCACAGAGCCTAAAGAGGAACAAGAGGATGCAGTGGGCACCTCAGGATTCAACATACCTCATAGTGTCTCTGCTctaaaaaagaataatgaCGAAATCATCGTCGAAAGACCAAAATTAAAGAGCGTCGTTTCCTACCAAGTATCAGAAACCGAAAGAGATGACAGCTCAGGTGACATTTTACTATTCGACCATGATAAGGACCTTCCAGATGGCGGGTTAAAAGCATGGCTTGTGGTTTTTGGTTCATTCATAGGGCTTATACCAGTATTTGGCATCATCAACTCATTAGGTGCCATAGAGTCTTACATTGCTGCAAACCAATTATCAAACGTTCAGTCCTCTACCATTGCCTGGATTTTTTCTCTGTATCTTGCAATCACTTTCGTTAGTTGCATTTTTGCAGGCGGTTACTTCGATAGAAATGGGAGTCTCCTACCTATGGTATCAGGTACTGTACTCTTTATTGGTGGCATTGTAGCATTGGCCGATTCAACAGAAGTCTGGCATTTTATCCTGTCATTTTCAGTCTTATGTGCTATAGGGTCAGGTGTGTTAATGACACCTCTTGTTGGTGCTGTTGCCACATGGTTTTTAAGGAAAAGAGCCATAGCAACAAGCATTGCCACAATGGGTGGTTCTGTAGGTGGTATTATGTTTGCCCCTGTTTTAAGAAAACTTTATGCAGAAGTAGGTTTTAGATGGGCCATCAGAATATTCGCAttaatttgtttcttttgcttaatttgttcaatttgTCTCGTCAAAGAAAGATCAATTGCAacatatgaaaaatttgaatcaaagAAGGAGCTCATAAAGTGGTATGTATCgtcatcattcaattggAGATATTTCCTTGATTGGAAATTCCTATTTGCTGCTTTGGGGGCCTCATTAGCTGAAAGTTCTCTAACTTCATCGGCTACATATATTTCATCCTATTCCATTGCAAGAGGGAATTCAATCTCTGTGTCTTACAATTTAATCACCGCGACAAATGCAGCTGGTATCCTAGGAAGATACATTCCAGGATATCTAGCAGATAAATATGTAGGAAGATTCAATATCGCAATCATAACAATTGGATTAGCTGCAATTGCTAACCTTGTAATTTGGTTACCATTTGGTGGTCAGATCGGTGCTCTGTGGACATACGTCATATTATATGGATTTGCATCAGGATCAGTTCTTTCTCTAACTCCAGTTTGCATTGGACAAATTTCCAGTACAGAAGAATTCGGTAAACGTTACTCAACTGCATATTTACTACAAGCCATTGTTACAATCCCAGTATTACCAATAGGCGGTGCTATTATTGGGAACGAatctatttcaaattataataaatttattgtcTTCAATTCGGTACTAATGGGAGCTGGTGCCGTCTTCTATTATATTTCGAGATATATTTGCATTGGTGCAAAATTGaggaaattttaa